The sequence AGTTAAGCGACAGATGACGTTTTCCCTCTCCAAagcaaaaagaaattgaaaaagaggGAACTCCATCTCGtttaatcaaaatgaaaaagtgTCTCTATATTTCATGTGAAATATGTATTGATTTTAGCAAAAAGTAAAGAACACGTGTAATGTGCAGTGCAGGcatagattttttttcctttggcacatcttttatttttgtacaCATTTCGTTGATATTTTGCATAGAATTAGGATAGGGCATATTCGTTTTTCACCAAAATTTCCTTCAAAACTTTTCtctatttctgttttctttctaaaaaaaattatttctttatggTAGAataattctattaattttacaaacatcaaattcaaatttgaatctAGTTATATATTcgatgaattttatgatttaataGAAAGATACTTTTTATATCaaacttttttaattatgtatatatatatatatatatatatgaagaattGTACACACTACACACAAGGAAGCAAATAAGTTTGAACTTTTGGTGACGTGAACATACTTCTTTTTCATAATGAAAAAGACCCGTATTTTCTGCATCTCCTTCCCGTTGACTCCGTAACCATGTCGATCCATGAAAGCAAAGTTAGCAATGACTTTGATAGTGAGTCAGAACACCTTCCTCTAGTTCTTGTGCACCGCATCTTTTCTTTACACACCCAACTCACGACCCTCTTACGTACCCACTTCCAAGTTCTCGACCCCCACTGCTCTTCACAATCACTCCACTGCTTCCTTTCCGGCAGCCATGCCCAATCCGTGCGTGTCATCGTCGTCTATGGGATGGCCCCACTCACCGCCGAAACCATCCGCCTCCTGTCTTCATCATTGGAGCTTTTGGTTGGCACCGCCGCCGGGGTTTGACCACATTGACATGGCCGAGTGCATCAACCGCGGAATCACCGTCTCCGGTGCCGGTGATGCATTCTCCGAGGACGTCGCCCACTCTGCGGTTGCTCTGCTGATCGACGTTGTTCGACGAGTGTCGGAGGCTGATCGGTTTGTGCGCTCCGGATTGTGGAGCTTGAAAGGAGACTACCCATTTGGATCTAAGGTGTCCTTTTTTGTTAGATCTCTGCGTTGATTGCTATCGTTTTGAAATTCTTGGGTTAGGACTGTTTACTACTGGATTTATCAAATGCCTGAATTCATGTAAGCAATGATAGTACCCATTTAATGGCTTACAACccaattatacaaataatttttttgttaaaattttgcgTTGAATCCTTTAGATAATGAAAAAGTCAGGATTCTTAATTTCAATTTGCACACAAGATTGATTGCTCATTTTCAACAAAGAAATTGGAGCATACGTAGTGGAATATGACTCTGTTATTGGTGAGTAGAAAATAGGGTCATGATCTAGCTCAGATGACCATAAATAATTACTGTTTTATCAAAAATGAACTGAAACCTTTTTACTAGAAATATTGTGACCGTTGAAGGGGCCTGTGTTGATGGAATGTTATAAAACATTCATATGAAAGGTTAATCCCTGAAAGAAATACAGGTTTAATAAAAGGAATTGTATATTGATTTAACCATCTCGTTTCCTTACTTTATATActggaattatatattttgaatactGACTCGAAACGCATAATATCCTAGGATATTTTAATCTCTTTTATGCCATTCAGAAATAGTAACTGTTTCCATAAATCTGTTCTATATTCTCAACAATGTTTTAGACATATGTTGTTTGATAACTGTGTCTACTGTAATTCTGCCAGCATATGTTATCCCCTACATCTTGGCACATTAGGTAGTATTGTCCTAAACAATTTTGTTGGTACTTTCCGTGGGAGGCCATATGTCAGATCATCAAAGGCCATTTTCTCAGCTACAATATATGCACACTATGGACTTGGAAAAATGTACGGTACGAAGAGTTTTTTGAGTTGCTTGTGGAAAAGAGCATTGGGCTCTTAGCCCATGGTTACAGGTTCTAGCCGTGCCATACCCAAACCTATCTTACACCATACTAGTGTTAGTAAGGATGTGTGGGAGCATTTAAAGAGCACTCTTTGGCTTCTAGACTTGCCTCAGCTATTTTGTCCTTTTAAGCGATAAGGGAGGCGAAGTGAGAAGTATAATCGTGCATAGTAGTATcgttttttttaaagcaaacaTTTAACAGCATTCATTTTGAAGTTACCATGACTGATGTTGTGATGAATATGTTAGTGGTTACATATGGTTGAACGAGACAATACTAGTATTCCTTTTTAGGTAGATTTACACTGATAAGTTATCAGGACTTTTAAAACCAATGTAACTATGATAAGCAGATTCTGCACTCCATAATTTCTAGGCATTATGCTTTCGTTTTTCACTTTTTAACATGTATATTTTGAAGTGTTTCATTATTTTGGCCTTCTGCACAATGAGTAATCGACTCTATAGTCTTTCTGGTCCTGACGGACTTTTTAAGTATCATCCCTCCCAGCTTCTTGTCTTAATTCTTTTTTCAGAGCCAGAACGGTACAATTTAACTCTACTTTCTTTGATTTCTATGCTTGATGTCTAAGTAACTTAAtggtattttgttttaaaattatttttcgtTAACTGAAGTTATGATTGCAGATAGGTGGAAAGCGAGTGGGGATTGTTGGGCTTGGACGTATTGGCTCCGAAGTTGCAAAAAGGCTTATGGCATTTGGCTGCAGCATTGCTTACAACTCTAGGAAGAAAAAACCATCCGTTCCATACCCTTACTTTGCAAATGTCTACGATCTTGCCACAAACAGTGACGTTCTTGTAGTTTGTTGTGCGCTGACATCTGCAACTCATCACATAATTAGCAGAGAAGTTATGAAAGCACTTGGAAAGGAGGGGGTGCTAATCAACGTGGGACGTGGCGCTCTTGTAGATGAGAAGGAGCTGTTTCAGTTTTTGACAAGAGGAGAAATCGGTGGTGCAGGTCTTGATGTGTTTGAGAACGAGCCCGATGTGCCTAGAGAATTATTTACTCTGGATAATGTTGTACTGTCTCCACATAAAGCTGTGTTGACACCAGAGTCCCTTGAGTCAGTGTTCCAACTGGTGTTAGCCAACTTGAAAGCTTTCTTTTCGAATAAACCTTTAATGTCAGTTGTGCATCAAGAATAAAGCAAACAACCTTAAGACTTTAATAAGGAAGATCAAGAAGCTGTATCAATCAATAATGGAATCTACATGGCTAAAATCAATATCTCTTGTTGATCAAAGACCTCGATCCAGCTTTGTTTCGGTGAAGGTACACAGATAAATGaactttttcttgttgttttaTCAAGATTTGATCTACCAGTGCAGCCCTAGATACAATTTCTGTAAGTTTAGACGTAGTTTCCAGTTTCGACCTTTTGTTCTTCTATAGCATTTCCCTTTGCTGAACTGTTGGAGCAAGTTAcggtacaaaataaaaaaggcttCATGAAAAAAACTTTTATGTGCAAGAACACAGGTGAGGTGATATGGTGTAGTATGATATTCATAATCAGACTCTTAACAATGGCATGATATAATCTTTACATAAAACAATTAAGTTCAAAAAGTAAACAGAGCCTTGACAATGACTTGGCTAATAAGGTCTAATAGAGCCTCTTATTGTAAACATTTGCCTTGACGCTGAGCTTTTGATATACAGTGTCTGTTACTTTATTTTCACTCTCCGATTGAGATGCTCTTGTATACCGGTCTCGTAAATAAAGTATATAGTTTTTATTCcgtttttaacaaaaaatggaaaaaagggTCCAGGTGTCAGTAATGCTTTTTGCCCAATATGAGCAgctttcaacaaaaacaatatgaagaagaaaaagcagagGATGAGGATGAGCTACCTCTTGTTCTGGTTCATCGCCCGCCGACCTTTGACTTTCTTTTCCAGGACAGCCTACTGACCCATTTCTGCTTGCTAGACCCTCTAAATTCTGGCGAGACTCCTTTTTTTGCCGTCATGCCCAGTCCGTTCGTGCCCTCCTCTGTGTGGACCCCACCCCCATCTCCTCCTACCTCCTCTGGCTCCTCCCTTCTCTCCAGATTATAGTTGTTCCCAGCGCCGGAGTCGACCATATCGACCTCTCCGAGTGTGGCCATCGCCGAATTGCCGTCACCAATGCCGGCGCTGCGTTCTGTGAAGACGTGGCTGACTATGCTGTCGCGCTGTTAATCGATGTTCTGCGCCGTGTGTCAGCCGGTGACCGATATGTTCGTTCTGAGTTGTGGCCTCAAAAGGGAGACTACCCACTTGGTTCCAGGGTCCAATCTTATAATCTGTCTTCAAAATCTGATTGATTATCCGTGATCATTATGGTTTATCAGCAAATTTTGGAGTCCTTTGAAGTTTCCAAGTGTCCTACGCAAAATTTTGTGAGTTTTGTGctgaattttatgatttctaTATCAACCATTAGGACTTTCTGGTTTTCCAAACCACTCTGCAGAATAACTCCATTTTGCCTTCTATTTTCTGACTGGCATCCTACACAGTTAATTAGAAAGGTTTTGAAATTTATGTTGATTGCCATCAGTATTGAATTATACTCAACCTCCCCTTGCTAACCCAAGAACAAGAAAGGAAATCCATAGTCTTATTGAAGCACTATTTTCCATACTCAATGCTTATAACAGTATTCTTTTTATGGTTGTGTACTCTGGTTTCTAAAATTTTGTCTTAGGTATTAATAGCcctgaattttttaaagaatactTAAAAAGTTCAACACttttatgttaaatttttaggagacaattattattattattattatcttttggtATGTTAAAAACACAAATTGGTTTGAGCTATTTACAGCAAAAGAAAGTGCTTTCAAACGTCTACAAGATAGTTATCTTTAGTATCTTTTAGTTATCTTTAGTATTTTTAACTGCACAGTTTGTGAAGTTCAGAGGAATTGCTGTGAAAAACAACCAGGATCAATAACACATGCATTGATTTTTTTATGGCACGGAGCATATAATCTGACCTAATGACATGTTTAATAATTGCAGTTAGGAGGCAAACGAATTGGGATTGTGGGTCTGGGAAGTATTGGCTCCTATCATTTGGTTGCAGCATTTCATACAACTcgaggaagaagaagcaaaGCGTTCCATACTCTTATTTTGAGCTAGCAGCTAATAGAGACATCTCATAATGCGCTGTGCACTGACAGAAGAAACGTACAACATATATCGACAAGGATGTGCTAATGGCTTTGGGAAAGGAAGGAGTTGTGATCAATGTGGGACGCGGAGCTCTAATCGATGTAAAGGAACTGGTACGAGTTTTGATCCGTGGTGAGCTTGGTGGTGCTGGACTGGATGTGTTTGAGAATGAACCTGATGTGCCAAAGAGCTATTTGGATTAGATAATGTCGTTTTGTCTCATTGTGCAGTTGTGACACCAGAATGCTTTGAAGCTTTGGAGGAGTTGATAATCTACAACTTGAAGAGCTTCTTCTCAGATAAACCTTTGCACTCTTATCCGGTCGCGTGAATTCAACTTGAATGACGATTATGAACTCTCTGTGTTCATTTCCTTGGTCTTGTAATAATATAATGGAGAGAGGGAGTCAATATTTTATCGATGAACAACATGGGGTGAAACAGAACATGGAAAGTTTTATGCACAATTAATTGAATCCATATTTTAGAGCTCAAAAAATTATTCATAGCCCACTTATTTCAGCATGATGAAATTGATCAAATAAATTGATGTCTTTAAACTTCATAATATAGCAAACCAGAAACTATATGAATTAAAAGATCAAAACAtgtaatttttgcaatttgtaaaatttttgataaatttttgtttaccTAGTTTATTGTAAATCATTGCAGAAAACCATAATTTGACTAAATTAAGAAcacaaatctaaaaatatataaaaacccaaatataatatataaatatgaattttcgaattttttttttttttaaagaaatatctCGAAGTGCTAGTTAAGTTAAACTTTGGGTCCTAAACCTAGTTCTATACCACGATATGGCATAATTTTATGATGAACTTGGTCCTTGAATTACCCTAAACTCAATTCTCTACAAtctgttggagtttggtatggttTTGGGTttacttggccaagagtgttgtgcACAAAGTGTTAGTCGTGTGCACAACCTTTGATCTGGtgtttggtttgatgtttgggtgatttttgtgtttgtttttggtatggtgatatttaagattgttagggttttattttgaatgaagaaaaagaagatgaagaagaagagaagatgttagagtaggccacacaaaactagacagcacactaattcatttttgcttttaattcatttgttgcatatgtaGATACAAAatttgtctcatacatgtgaggtgtgtgtgggaccaaatgaaagtttttaaaattcaaaatttacatatttcccactcaaaattatgatacatgaccgttcaaccaccagcttcatatgtgagtgcataatcatgacaagagttggtgagattttgaatttcaaaaaactatctCCACTTAATCCTATACcactactttgaccagatggaagACTTAGATattttcatccaaattgcttgaattttagcatgtggcatgttgaaatatcaatGATGAAATCTGGAGAAGAGCAAGTCCAAAAGAGTTGGATAacgcctccaattcatctcaaacccatgagccataactgctggaaatcttaacagttatgccaacttgcaatcTGCATATCTTGGACTTCCCAAGGCTGTTTTTAGTCATtagtttttctatattttcatttgcATGTCtactacaacatatccaaaaatcataaactcgTTCTAAAAGCTCAGAGAACACCAGtcccaacaatggacctatgttgcttggaacactgtttccagcacatagccattttacaaaataaaatcaatacccaacaaagagacaattcctaagctaaatataataaaacttaggtattcaaaagagattaaaagaaacataaaacatagacataaatattgcattaggtcattcaacaaagtatttcttttaaagaaagaaagagggtgcaaactttggtggattttggtttgcacaatatggcaagattaccaccttttcaacacaaTCAactcaatattaataatatttcttcTCTCTCAAGTCCTTACTTTCTTCTTGATCggctatatatttatgttagaaaaaatacatatacatatatataatatttattattttattcaaatcatGTTATACATTCTTTATCCCTGTCTAAATTTTAGggataattacattttatgaaCTCTCTTGTTAGGCTCCTCCATTTAGATAATAGTAAAATGTGCGAGAATTTCATCCTTTGGAAAAATGATAGACTTTTctcaatttgaatatttattttgagatGGGGAAGTATGGGCCAAagaattaaatttccaccaatatggaaaaaaaaaatgtaggagAGTTGTTCTCACATATAAATGTATCGTTTTAAAATCCTATGAAaagtaattttatagttttcttagaaatacaattttatccttagtttattatataatattaaatttaattagttataaTTACTAAACTTTTCTATTTCTTACTAAAGATAACATGTGAAAAATTAATTCTAAGAAAACTTATTCTTGGAAAACAAAATCTCATGtgaaaaattaattctaaaaaaatttattcttggAAAAACAAAATCTCAGGAATCAGTGTCCTTTCAAATTTTAACACTTTCTAAATGTGGCCTTATTATCTCGTAATGGTGACAAGTGTTTCTTGtctaaataaaatatctattcgTGATAAAATACAAATAGTTATGCATGGGAGTAAAAAAAGGAGACAGAATAGTAATTTCTATTCACATGTTTGGTAACAATACTGAATAAAAATAGGCTtaacctttttaaaatatttttggtttaaaaaattatcaaatttagtaAGAATTAAcgaacatttatttttatacttatttatttatttttactttatcatagtttatttaaatttaaatttatcaaaatatgttaagtatattttttatgtttatgcaaaTTATAATGTAAGAAAAGTAATTccaaagtatatattttttttaatggataattttttcaaatgcaGGTTTGTCTATTCCTATAGaattattatttgcaaatttaaaaatataccaaatgtAAGAAAAGCTAAACGTATGGAATAACTATTTTATTCCTACatttattttaccaaaacaTACTCTTAGCTAAATCCGATGATGCATTTTATAATAgatgcatgtaataaaattaaatatacacaACTCATGTAACTGTATTTATAAATCATACtactatatttattttacttttggatAGTATACATGACtaattttgctaaatttatTAGAGAAAAATTCCTTAATTGAACTAGAGATGccttcaatttagagtttagtAGATTTAAAAgaagttatatattttaaaggagTTCATCAATTGTAACGGAAATACATAGACTACGAGATAATTTATAAGAATCtaattaaatcttttaaaaattcgTAGAATAATAATAGTTCAATGggtagtactttttttttttctcaactaagagtacaaaataaaataaataaataaataagatggtAGTTTTGTTCACACTATAAAATTTGCTAAACAaactacatttttatttttatttttttatattctaaaaataCACATTGATAAAAGGTCAGGAATATCCTTAAGCACCTAAACAAATATGATATAGGCTACATACATTAAACAAATCAATATTGTCTAAATTATGGATAGCATGCTCTTAACAACAGATGAAAACATGAGCCTAGGTTATGTTAATTAAAGGATTGTACTAGTATACATATATTAGGTGAACCAATATCGTCCTAGTTATGTATACCACATTTTTAATGACAGATTAAAACATAGATTTGAATTGTATAAACTAGAGGAGTTTATACACTCCAGTATACATCTGATAGGGAAATGTATATCGTCCAGTTTACATATACCGTGTTGTCAAgggtaaaattgatattttctattagtgtacaaaacaaatataaaagttaGGGAATATTTCATCTACACACCTCTTCAAATAAGAGCTAAATACAAATCTATCTCTTAAACCAATACCTAATTTTCAT comes from Ziziphus jujuba cultivar Dongzao chromosome 6, ASM3175591v1 and encodes:
- the LOC107433558 gene encoding glyoxylate/hydroxypyruvate reductase HPR3 isoform X2 — translated: MPNPCVSSSSMGWPHSPPKPSASCLHHWSFWLAPPPGFDHIDMAECINRGITVSGAGDAFSEDVAHSAVALLIDVVRRVSEADRFVRSGLWSLKGDYPFGSKIGGKRVGIVGLGRIGSEVAKRLMAFGCSIAYNSRKKKPSVPYPYFANVYDLATNSDVLVVCCALTSATHHIISREVMKALGKEGVLINVGRGALVDEKELFQFLTRGEIGGAGLDVFENEPDVPRELFTLDNVVLSPHKAVLTPESLESVFQLVLANLKAFFSNKPLMSVVHQE
- the LOC107433558 gene encoding glyoxylate/hydroxypyruvate reductase HPR3 isoform X1, giving the protein MAVQESSDLESFAQNQVQSDQDHLPLVLVHRLPSFDIPLTPLLQSHFIVLDPHHSSHSPPNSFLYSQAQSVRALVVYGPCPLTADTIRLLPSLELVVATSAGVDHIDVSECRLRGITVTNAGDAFSEDVADYAVALLVGVLRRLTAADRYVRSGLWRLNVEYPLGSKIGGKRVGIVGLGRIGSEVAKRLMAFGCSIAYNSRKKKPSVPYPYFANVYDLATNSDVLVVCCALTSATHHIISREVMKALGKEGVLINVGRGALVDEKELFQFLTRGEIGGAGLDVFENEPDVPRELFTLDNVVLSPHKAVLTPESLESVFQLVLANLKAFFSNKPLMSVVHQE